A genomic stretch from Enterobacteriaceae endosymbiont of Donacia dentata includes:
- the murD gene encoding UDP-N-acetylmuramoyl-L-alanine--D-glutamate ligase: protein MNKKIVIIGLGITGISCVNFFLKKGLIPFIIDENFNLDFIKKIPSYVPIHLGSLNKEWILNANLIILSPGISIFHPLLLKAKKKGIEIIGDIELFSRYNKTPVIAITGTNGKSTVVNMLSQIMKKNNFNISIGGNIGYPVLDLLSIKRDFYILEISSFQLETIKKFNIYIALILNISQDHMDRYPLGIKQYRDFKLKIYNNASFCIYNIENKLCYPKFFHKEKKYITFGKFNGQYKLFFDKNMTYLKINNKKILNFNKTKLIGIHNYLNFLAVLAITDILKIPRKISLKEINNYKNMDHILQIIHKENGITWINDSKSTNISSTIVALKYLYKKKKIWLLLGGYDKNCELHLLKQYLKNKNNIIIYCFGTSSKKILSLFTKSIRVKTMFEAIKKIIKLVKYGDIVLLSPACSSIDQFKNFKHRGKEFIQLVKKLYQK from the coding sequence TTAATTTAGATTTTATAAAAAAAATACCATCATATGTACCAATACATTTAGGTTCTTTAAACAAAGAATGGATATTGAATGCTAATTTAATTATTTTAAGTCCTGGTATTTCGATATTTCATCCCTTATTATTAAAAGCAAAAAAAAAAGGTATTGAAATAATAGGAGATATAGAATTATTTTCTCGCTATAATAAAACACCTGTAATAGCTATTACAGGTACTAATGGTAAAAGTACTGTTGTTAATATGCTTAGTCAAATTATGAAAAAAAATAATTTTAATATTAGTATTGGAGGAAATATAGGTTATCCTGTTTTAGATTTATTATCTATTAAAAGAGATTTTTATATTTTAGAAATATCTAGTTTTCAATTAGAAACAATAAAAAAATTTAATATATATATAGCCTTAATTTTAAATATTTCACAAGATCATATGGATAGATATCCTTTAGGAATTAAACAATATCGTGATTTTAAATTAAAAATTTATAATAATGCTTCCTTTTGTATATATAATATAGAAAATAAATTATGTTATCCTAAATTTTTTCATAAAGAAAAAAAATATATAACTTTTGGTAAATTTAATGGTCAATATAAATTATTTTTTGATAAAAATATGACATATTTAAAAATAAATAATAAAAAAATTTTAAATTTTAATAAAACAAAATTAATAGGAATTCATAATTATTTAAATTTTTTAGCTGTTTTAGCTATTACAGATATATTAAAAATTCCTAGAAAAATATCTTTAAAAGAAATAAATAATTATAAAAATATGGATCATATTTTACAAATTATACATAAAGAAAATGGAATTACTTGGATTAATGATTCTAAATCTACTAATATTAGTAGTACTATAGTAGCTTTAAAATATTTATATAAAAAAAAAAAAATTTGGTTATTATTAGGAGGATATGATAAAAATTGTGAATTACATTTATTAAAACAATATTTAAAAAATAAAAATAATATTATTATCTATTGCTTTGGGACATCTAGTAAAAAGATATTATCTTTATTTACTAAATCAATAAGAGTAAAAACAATGTTTGAAGCTATAAAAAAAATAATAAAATTAGTAAAATATGGAGATATAGTATTATTATCTCCTGCTTGTTCTAGTATTGATCAATTTAAAAATTTTAAACATCGTGGTAAAGAATTTATTCAATTAGTTAAAAAATTATATCAAAAATAA
- the murG gene encoding undecaprenyldiphospho-muramoylpentapeptide beta-N-acetylglucosaminyltransferase, with the protein MKKKIIIVAGGTRGHINPALNIAHKLIKKGWKVRWLGSSSRMESKIIPKKKINIYLIEFFKFENKNIFSIIKTIIKLIISTYKSIIIYKKYKPNLILTMGNYISGPSGLAAWLCQIPLAIHEQNNVPGITNKILSKIATIKMQAYPNTFKNGILVGNPISKKIIKLSLYKRSIIKIHKPIHLLITGGSQGSNIINKIGVKLSKILKNEVLILHQVGKGNLKKIYNKYKKNKINNFILREYIKNIHKAYKWADIIICRSGAMTVSEITAVGLPAIFIPFQHKDKQQYFNAINLKKIGAAKIYEQNNLNINSIINTILSLNQKKIINMSKKSYNLSIINSTELIYKELNNIKIN; encoded by the coding sequence ATGAAAAAAAAAATTATTATAGTAGCTGGAGGAACAAGAGGACATATTAATCCTGCTTTAAATATAGCACATAAATTAATTAAAAAAGGATGGAAAGTTCGTTGGTTAGGATCGTCATCAAGAATGGAATCTAAAATTATTCCTAAAAAAAAAATAAATATTTATTTAATTGAATTTTTTAAATTTGAAAATAAAAATATTTTTTCAATAATTAAAACTATAATTAAATTAATTATATCTACTTATAAATCAATTATAATTTATAAAAAATATAAACCTAATTTAATATTAACTATGGGCAATTATATTTCTGGACCTAGTGGTTTAGCTGCATGGTTATGTCAAATTCCTTTAGCAATACATGAACAAAATAATGTACCAGGGATAACCAATAAAATTTTATCTAAAATAGCAACTATAAAAATGCAAGCATATCCTAATACATTTAAAAATGGAATATTAGTAGGTAATCCTATTAGTAAAAAAATTATTAAATTATCTTTATATAAAAGATCTATTATAAAAATTCATAAACCAATTCATTTATTAATTACTGGTGGTAGTCAAGGATCAAATATAATAAATAAAATAGGGGTAAAATTATCAAAAATTTTAAAAAATGAAGTATTAATTTTACATCAAGTAGGTAAAGGAAATTTGAAAAAAATTTATAATAAATATAAAAAAAATAAAATAAATAATTTTATATTAAGAGAATATATAAAAAATATACATAAAGCATATAAATGGGCAGATATAATTATATGTAGATCAGGAGCTATGACAGTTAGTGAAATTACTGCAGTAGGATTACCAGCTATTTTTATTCCTTTTCAACATAAAGATAAACAACAGTATTTTAATGCTATAAATTTAAAAAAAATAGGAGCTGCTAAAATTTATGAACAAAATAATTTAAATATAAATAGTATTATAAATACTATATTATCTTTAAATCAAAAAAAAATAATAAATATGTCTAAAAAATCCTATAATTTATCAATTATTAATTCTACAGAATTAATTTATAAAGAATTAAATAATATAAAAATTAATTAA
- the murC gene encoding UDP-N-acetylmuramate--L-alanine ligase codes for MKCNIYKNKNIYQIPKMTNIHHIYFIGIGGSGMSGIAKILAKQGYKVSGSDLLNNFNIQNLISLNIKIYLNHNEKNIINNNIDLIVVSNAIKKNNPELIIAKKLNIIVINRIQMLAELMRFSYGITVTGTHGKTTTTAIIYKIYKLAGLNPTFINGGILKNSKEYSYLGSSKYFITEVDESNKFFLNLRPIINVITNIENEHLEYYNNNIKILKKTFLKFLKKIPFYGCIVICIDNKNNYNLIKENRNFLKSKIITYGFHKNADIRLINFSQNTYGSKFYILDKKNFLNLKVNLKIFGYHNALNATAAFIVSSYIGLKYSIILKTLKEFEGIKRRFDILGILPYCNKTNTKKNTIIIDDYGHHPTEINVTIKTIRSIWPNRKLVMVFQPHRFSRTLNLLDKFVKILSKVNILFLLEIYSAGENLIKDINSKNLCKKIKKLKLISPILIKSNNYNNITNIIFKKLKGNEILIFQGAGDINNISSFFIKKNLKNKN; via the coding sequence ATGAAATGTAATATATATAAAAACAAAAATATATATCAAATACCAAAAATGACAAATATTCACCATATATATTTTATTGGTATTGGTGGTTCTGGTATGAGTGGTATTGCTAAAATATTAGCAAAACAAGGATATAAAGTTAGTGGTTCAGATTTATTAAATAATTTTAATATACAAAATTTAATTTCATTAAATATAAAAATATATTTGAATCATAATGAAAAAAATATTATAAATAATAATATAGATTTAATTGTAGTATCTAATGCTATTAAAAAAAATAATCCAGAATTAATTATTGCAAAAAAATTAAATATTATTGTAATTAATAGAATACAAATGTTAGCAGAATTAATGAGATTTTCTTATGGTATTACAGTAACAGGAACACATGGTAAAACAACTACTACTGCAATAATATATAAAATATATAAATTAGCTGGTTTAAATCCAACATTTATAAATGGTGGAATTTTAAAAAATTCTAAAGAATATTCTTATTTAGGTTCAAGTAAATATTTTATTACTGAAGTAGATGAAAGTAATAAATTTTTTTTAAATTTAAGACCAATTATTAATGTAATTACTAATATTGAAAATGAACATTTAGAATATTATAATAATAATATTAAAATTTTAAAAAAAACATTTTTAAAATTTTTAAAAAAAATTCCATTTTACGGATGTATAGTTATTTGTATAGATAATAAAAATAATTATAATTTAATAAAAGAAAATAGAAATTTTTTAAAATCAAAAATTATTACTTATGGTTTTCATAAAAATGCTGATATTAGATTAATAAATTTCTCTCAAAATACTTATGGAAGTAAATTTTATATATTAGACAAAAAAAATTTTTTAAATTTAAAAGTAAATCTAAAAATTTTTGGCTATCATAACGCATTAAATGCAACAGCTGCTTTCATAGTATCATCTTATATTGGATTAAAATATTCAATTATTTTAAAAACATTAAAAGAATTTGAAGGTATAAAAAGAAGATTTGATATTTTAGGTATTTTACCTTATTGTAATAAAACAAATACAAAAAAAAATACAATAATTATTGATGATTATGGACATCATCCAACCGAAATAAATGTTACTATTAAAACTATACGTAGTATTTGGCCAAATAGAAAATTAGTAATGGTTTTTCAACCTCATCGTTTTTCAAGAACTTTAAATCTTTTAGATAAATTTGTTAAAATTTTATCTAAAGTTAATATATTATTTTTATTAGAAATTTATTCTGCAGGAGAAAATCTTATTAAAGATATTAATAGTAAAAATTTATGTAAAAAAATAAAAAAATTAAAATTAATTTCTCCTATTTTAATTAAATCAAATAATTATAATAATATTACAAATATTATATTTAAAAAATTAAAAGGAAATGAAATATTAATTTTTCAAGGTGCTGGAGATATTAATAATATTTCATCTTTTTTTATTAAAAAAAATTTAAAAAATAAAAATTAA
- a CDS encoding D-alanine--D-alanine ligase codes for MSEKIAVLFGGNSQEREISLKSGKNILNALLKVGINAIGIDPIKFPLLYLKKYGFTKVFISLHGKGGEDGTLQGILEYLNIPYTGSGILSSAITMNKFITKTIWKAHGLPVYPHFLLTKKNFIKSNYLKIKKKILKLTLPIFIKPNCNGSSLGIFKVNHIDDIFNTIEKSFIYSNNLLIEKYIRGTEYTVGILNKKILPPIKIEYVNSFYNYQAKYYANNTKYFCPSGLSKKKEQELSNIVLYAWNVVKCTGWGRVDVILDNNNNFQLLEINTIPGMTSQSLYPIAAKTAGLSFYDLVIKILNLN; via the coding sequence ATGTCTGAAAAAATAGCTGTTTTATTTGGAGGAAATTCACAAGAAAGGGAAATTTCATTAAAATCAGGTAAAAATATTTTAAATGCTTTATTAAAAGTAGGTATAAACGCAATTGGAATAGATCCAATAAAATTTCCATTATTATATTTAAAAAAATATGGATTTACTAAAGTGTTTATATCTTTACATGGTAAAGGTGGAGAAGATGGTACTTTACAAGGAATATTAGAATATTTAAATATTCCTTATACTGGAAGTGGAATATTATCTTCTGCAATAACTATGAATAAATTTATTACAAAAACTATATGGAAAGCACATGGATTACCAGTATATCCTCATTTTTTATTAACAAAAAAAAATTTTATTAAATCAAATTATTTAAAAATAAAAAAAAAAATTTTAAAATTAACTTTACCTATTTTTATAAAACCTAATTGTAATGGATCTAGTTTAGGTATTTTTAAAGTTAATCATATAGATGATATTTTTAATACAATAGAAAAATCATTTATATATAGTAATAATCTTTTAATTGAAAAATATATAAGAGGAACAGAATATACAGTAGGAATTTTAAATAAAAAAATTTTACCACCTATAAAAATAGAATATGTAAATTCTTTTTATAATTATCAAGCAAAATATTATGCAAATAATACAAAATATTTTTGTCCAAGTGGATTAAGTAAAAAAAAAGAACAAGAATTATCAAATATAGTATTATACGCATGGAATGTTGTAAAATGTACTGGATGGGGTAGAGTTGACGTTATTTTAGATAATAATAATAATTTTCAATTATTAGAAATAAATACTATTCCTGGAATGACATCACAAAGTTTATATCCAATAGCTGCTAAAACAGCAGGATTATCTTTTTATGATTTAGTTATTAAAATTTTAAATTTAAATTAA
- the secA gene encoding preprotein translocase subunit SecA: MLKKIFTKIFGSNNDRILKRIQKTVNIINNMEKKFEKLTNSELQNKTLYLKKKLQNNHSLEDILPESFATVREASKRIFNMRHFDVQLIGGIVLNNNCVAEMRTGEGKTLTSTLPAYLNALSGKGVHIVTVNDYLAQRDAINNKILFEFLGLTVGINISNMSLDEKKIAYQADITYGTNNEYGFDFLRDNMVLNYDEKVQRTLNYAIIDEVDSILIDEARTPLIISGTTEDNSELYVQINKIIPKLIYQSEEDSEFFKGQGHFFIDEKSRQAYLTERGLVYLEKMLIKKNIINKGESLYSNSNIIILHHVIAALRAHKLFKKNTDYILKNNKIIIVDEHTGRLMKGRRWSEGLHQAIEAKENVKINNENQTLASITFQNYFRLYKKLSGMTGTASTESFEFKEIYKLDTVVIPTNKPMIRKDLSDLVYLTKEEKIKAIIEDIKNKNFRGQPVLVGTVSIKKSEIISQKLKNIGIKHNVLNAKFHAREAEIISKAGKKNAVTIATNMAGRGTDIVLGGNLLLHNTQYKLETIKNLKLQWEKQHDEIIKLGGLYVIGTERHESRRIDNQLRGRAGRQGDIGSSRFYLSMEDSLMRIFASKNISNLMSKLGMKKNDYIEHPWITKSISTAQKKVEHYNFEIRKQLLEYDDIINDQRLAIYLQRNILLKSSNINQIINNFRIDFLSKVLNNYIKSNNFIKEKWDLKKLKKYFINIFNYELPIKNWLHENKKNNKKILDKNFILKKIINFIEIKYFKKINIIEKKYINNFEKNITLQILDNLWKEHLSAIEYLKQGIHLRGYAQKDPKQEFKHESFHMFNAMLDSLKEEVIITLSKVEINKIKNSDEITLLSNNNKNKNIHNFKIIKKIPDSSVNKTNKYLNNINLFKKKIGRNEKCPCFSGKKYKFCHGLILK, from the coding sequence ATGTTAAAAAAAATTTTTACTAAAATTTTTGGTAGTAATAATGATCGTATTTTAAAACGTATTCAAAAAACAGTTAATATTATAAATAATATGGAAAAAAAATTTGAAAAATTAACTAATTCTGAATTACAAAATAAAACTTTATATTTAAAAAAAAAATTACAAAATAATCATTCCTTAGAAGATATTTTACCAGAATCTTTTGCAACAGTTAGAGAAGCCAGTAAAAGAATATTTAATATGCGTCACTTTGACGTCCAATTAATTGGCGGTATTGTATTAAATAATAATTGTGTAGCTGAAATGAGAACTGGAGAAGGTAAAACATTAACATCTACATTACCAGCATATCTTAATGCTCTTAGTGGTAAAGGTGTTCATATAGTTACTGTTAATGATTATTTAGCTCAAAGAGATGCTATAAATAATAAAATATTATTTGAATTTTTAGGTTTAACTGTAGGGATTAATATATCTAATATGTCATTAGATGAAAAAAAAATTGCTTATCAAGCAGATATCACCTACGGAACTAATAATGAATATGGATTTGATTTTTTAAGAGATAATATGGTTTTAAATTATGATGAAAAAGTACAACGTACTTTAAATTATGCTATTATAGATGAAGTTGATTCAATACTTATTGATGAAGCTCGTACTCCTTTAATTATCTCAGGTACAACAGAAGATAATTCAGAATTATATGTTCAAATTAATAAAATTATACCTAAATTAATATATCAATCAGAAGAAGATTCTGAATTTTTTAAAGGTCAAGGACATTTTTTTATAGATGAAAAATCACGTCAAGCATATTTAACAGAAAGAGGTTTAGTTTATTTAGAAAAAATGTTAATAAAAAAAAATATTATAAATAAAGGAGAATCTTTATACTCTAATTCTAATATTATTATTTTACATCATGTTATTGCCGCATTAAGAGCACATAAACTTTTTAAAAAAAATACAGATTATATATTAAAAAATAATAAAATTATAATAGTAGATGAACATACTGGAAGATTAATGAAGGGAAGAAGATGGTCTGAAGGATTACATCAAGCAATAGAAGCAAAAGAAAATGTAAAAATTAATAATGAAAATCAAACTTTAGCATCTATTACATTTCAAAACTATTTTAGACTGTATAAAAAATTATCAGGTATGACTGGTACTGCTAGTACTGAATCTTTTGAATTTAAAGAAATTTATAAATTAGATACAGTAGTTATTCCTACTAATAAACCTATGATTAGAAAAGACTTATCAGATTTAGTTTATTTAACTAAAGAAGAAAAAATAAAAGCAATAATTGAAGATATAAAAAATAAAAATTTTAGAGGACAACCAGTATTAGTTGGGACTGTTTCTATAAAAAAATCTGAAATAATTTCTCAAAAATTAAAAAATATAGGTATAAAACATAATGTTTTAAACGCAAAATTTCATGCTAGAGAAGCAGAAATTATATCAAAAGCAGGAAAAAAAAATGCAGTAACAATTGCAACTAATATGGCAGGTAGAGGAACAGATATTGTTTTAGGAGGTAATTTATTATTACATAATACTCAGTATAAATTAGAAACAATCAAAAATTTAAAATTACAGTGGGAAAAACAACATGATGAAATAATTAAATTAGGAGGATTATATGTTATAGGAACAGAAAGACATGAATCAAGAAGAATTGATAATCAATTAAGAGGACGTGCTGGTAGACAAGGAGATATAGGATCTTCAAGATTTTATTTATCAATGGAAGATTCTTTAATGCGTATTTTTGCATCTAAAAATATATCTAATTTAATGAGTAAATTAGGTATGAAAAAAAATGATTATATTGAACATCCTTGGATAACTAAATCAATTTCAACTGCACAAAAAAAAGTAGAACATTATAATTTTGAAATAAGAAAACAATTATTAGAATATGATGACATAATAAATGATCAGCGTTTAGCTATATATTTACAAAGAAATATATTATTAAAATCATCAAATATTAATCAAATAATTAATAATTTTAGAATTGATTTTTTATCAAAAGTTTTAAATAATTATATAAAATCTAATAATTTTATAAAAGAAAAATGGGATTTAAAAAAATTAAAAAAATATTTTATAAATATCTTTAATTATGAACTACCAATTAAGAATTGGTTACATGAAAATAAAAAAAATAATAAAAAAATATTAGATAAAAATTTTATTTTAAAAAAAATAATTAATTTTATAGAAATAAAATACTTTAAAAAAATAAATATAATAGAAAAAAAATATATAAATAATTTTGAAAAAAATATTACATTACAAATTTTAGATAATTTATGGAAAGAACATCTTTCAGCCATAGAATATTTAAAACAAGGTATTCATTTAAGAGGATATGCACAAAAAGATCCTAAACAAGAATTTAAGCATGAATCTTTTCATATGTTTAATGCAATGTTAGATTCTTTAAAAGAAGAAGTTATTATTACTTTAAGTAAAGTTGAAATTAATAAAATTAAAAATTCTGATGAAATTACTTTATTAAGTAATAATAATAAAAATAAAAATATTCATAATTTTAAAATTATAAAAAAAATACCTGATTCTTCTGTAAATAAAACAAATAAGTACTTAAATAATATTAATCTTTTTAAAAAAAAAATAGGTAGAAATGAAAAATGTCCTTGTTTTTCAGGGAAAAAATATAAATTTTGTCATGGATTAATTTTAAAATAG